A genomic stretch from Kovacikia minuta CCNUW1 includes:
- the ftsH gene encoding ATP-dependent zinc metalloprotease FtsH, with amino-acid sequence MPIKDQPTPPRSRLFSNIFLIIGALFLVANFILPVVISPRIPGVPYSLFIHQVQEGEVQRVQVGQNQIRFQLKTADDQAGQVFSTTPIFDLGLPNLLEEKGVEFAAAPPPKNGWIGNILGWVIPPLIFVGIWQFFVRRGGGGAQGMLSIGKSKAKVYVEGETAKTTFADVAGVEEAKAELVEIVDFLKAPERYTQIGARIPKGVLLVGPPGTGKTLLAKAVAGEAGVPFFSISGSEFVEMFVGVGSSRVRDLFEQAKKQAPCIVFIDELDAIGKSRSSNGFYGGNDEREQTLNQLLSEMDGFAAEGATVIVLAATNRPEILDPALLRPGRFDRQVLVDRPALAGREAILKIHAQKVKLGADVDLKAIATRTPGFAGADLANLVNEAALLAARNGRQAVAQTDFAEAIERVVAGLEKKSRVLNDKEKKIVAYHEVGHALVGQLMPGSARVEKISIVSRGMAALGYTLQLPTEDRFLMDEAELRGQIATLLGGRSAEEIVFNSITTGASNDLQRATDLAEQMVTTFGMSKVLGPLAYQQGSRAMFLDNGTPNARRSMSEETAQAIDREVKEIVETAHQQALETIKQNRNLLETITMQLLETEAIEGEKLHQLLSQVQPAPVI; translated from the coding sequence ATGCCAATTAAAGACCAACCAACTCCTCCTCGTTCGCGCCTATTCAGCAATATTTTTCTGATCATAGGAGCCTTATTTCTAGTTGCCAACTTTATTTTGCCGGTTGTTATAAGTCCCCGAATTCCTGGAGTGCCCTACAGCCTGTTCATTCATCAGGTGCAAGAAGGTGAAGTTCAACGGGTGCAGGTGGGACAAAATCAGATTCGATTTCAATTAAAAACCGCTGACGATCAGGCTGGGCAAGTGTTCTCAACCACTCCTATCTTCGATTTAGGTTTACCCAACTTGTTGGAAGAGAAAGGCGTTGAATTTGCCGCCGCTCCGCCGCCCAAAAATGGTTGGATTGGCAATATTCTGGGCTGGGTGATTCCTCCGCTTATCTTTGTCGGCATCTGGCAGTTTTTTGTCCGTCGTGGCGGGGGTGGCGCTCAAGGCATGCTCTCGATCGGTAAAAGCAAAGCCAAAGTATATGTCGAAGGCGAAACGGCAAAGACCACCTTTGCTGATGTGGCAGGGGTTGAGGAAGCCAAGGCTGAGTTAGTCGAAATCGTGGATTTCCTCAAAGCGCCCGAACGTTATACCCAGATTGGAGCGCGAATTCCCAAAGGTGTGCTGCTGGTGGGGCCACCGGGAACGGGTAAAACGCTGCTGGCAAAAGCCGTGGCTGGGGAAGCAGGCGTGCCGTTCTTTAGTATTTCTGGCTCTGAATTTGTGGAAATGTTTGTCGGTGTGGGGTCTTCGCGGGTGCGGGATTTGTTTGAGCAGGCGAAGAAACAGGCTCCCTGCATCGTGTTTATTGATGAACTGGATGCGATCGGTAAGTCGCGTAGCAGCAACGGCTTCTATGGCGGCAATGATGAGCGCGAACAGACCCTAAATCAGTTGTTGTCAGAGATGGATGGATTTGCGGCAGAAGGTGCCACAGTGATTGTGTTAGCTGCCACCAATCGCCCGGAAATCCTCGATCCGGCTCTTTTACGTCCTGGTCGGTTTGATCGACAAGTATTAGTTGATCGCCCTGCCTTAGCGGGACGAGAAGCTATTCTCAAGATCCATGCTCAGAAAGTGAAATTGGGTGCAGATGTGGATCTCAAAGCGATCGCCACCCGTACCCCTGGTTTTGCCGGAGCAGACCTGGCTAACCTGGTGAATGAAGCGGCACTGTTAGCGGCTCGAAATGGACGGCAGGCAGTTGCCCAGACCGACTTTGCCGAAGCGATCGAACGGGTTGTAGCAGGGCTGGAAAAGAAAAGCCGCGTTTTGAACGACAAAGAGAAGAAAATCGTTGCCTATCACGAAGTTGGTCATGCCCTGGTGGGTCAATTGATGCCGGGAAGTGCTCGGGTGGAAAAAATCTCGATCGTCTCTCGCGGCATGGCAGCCCTCGGTTATACGCTGCAACTGCCAACCGAAGATCGGTTCTTGATGGATGAAGCGGAACTTCGGGGACAAATTGCCACCTTACTGGGCGGGCGATCAGCGGAAGAGATTGTGTTTAACAGCATCACGACCGGAGCTTCCAATGATTTGCAACGGGCAACCGACTTAGCCGAGCAAATGGTAACGACCTTTGGGATGAGTAAAGTTCTGGGACCGCTGGCCTATCAGCAAGGCTCACGCGCCATGTTCCTGGATAATGGGACGCCCAATGCCCGCCGCTCCATGAGTGAGGAAACCGCTCAGGCGATTGATCGCGAAGTCAAAGAAATTGTTGAAACCGCTCATCAACAGGCGTTGGAAACGATCAAGCAGAATCGTAATTTACTGGAAACCATCACCATGCAACTGTTGGAAACAGAAGCGATCGAAGGTGAGAAACTGCATCAGTTGTTGAGCCAAGTTCAACCTGCACCCGTCATCTAA
- the ndhI gene encoding NAD(P)H-quinone oxidoreductase subunit I, giving the protein MFKFLKQVGNYAKATVQAAHHIGQGLAVTFDHMQRRPVTVQYPYEKLIPSERFRGRIHFEFDKCISCEVCVRVCPINLPVVDWVFDPSVRKKTLNHYSIDFGVCIFCGNCVEYCPTNCLSHTEEYELSVYERHELNYDSVALGRLPYKVTEDPMVTPLRELAYLPKGAIQPRNLLPNPQRAGLRPEEILEQMGDHNAN; this is encoded by the coding sequence ATGTTCAAATTTTTGAAGCAAGTTGGTAATTATGCAAAAGCAACAGTGCAAGCAGCACATCACATTGGTCAGGGATTGGCAGTGACCTTTGATCATATGCAGCGACGACCTGTGACCGTGCAATATCCCTATGAAAAACTCATTCCCTCGGAGCGCTTTCGGGGACGAATTCATTTTGAATTTGACAAGTGTATTTCTTGCGAAGTTTGTGTTCGCGTTTGTCCGATTAATCTTCCCGTTGTGGACTGGGTATTTGACCCTAGCGTTAGAAAAAAGACGCTAAACCATTACAGTATTGATTTTGGTGTCTGTATTTTTTGCGGCAATTGTGTAGAGTACTGTCCGACGAACTGTTTATCCCATACCGAAGAGTATGAACTGTCGGTTTATGAGCGTCACGAGTTGAACTATGACAGCGTGGCACTTGGGCGGTTGCCCTACAAAGTAACAGAAGATCCGATGGTTACACCTTTGCGGGAACTGGCGTACCTGCCCAAAGGGGCAATTCAACCACGTAACCTGCTTCCCAATCCTCAACGGGCAGGTCTCCGTCCAGAAGAAATTTTAGAACAGATGGGTGATCATAATGCCAATTAA
- a CDS encoding rhodanese-like domain-containing protein, with product MARRFQFIFIPEAIQDRSNVESLKNRLDWGEPALTIVDVRDRAAFNTGHIVGAIAMPMQELVTQARASLEFIRDIYVYGETELQTAEAASKLRAAGYQHIAELVGGLAAWKMAKYPIDGLSAVIG from the coding sequence ATGGCTAGGCGTTTTCAATTCATTTTCATACCTGAAGCTATTCAGGACAGATCTAATGTCGAATCATTAAAGAATCGGTTGGATTGGGGCGAACCGGCCCTAACTATCGTTGATGTTAGAGATAGAGCTGCTTTCAACACGGGGCATATTGTGGGCGCGATTGCGATGCCCATGCAAGAGCTAGTTACCCAGGCTCGTGCTAGCCTCGAATTCATTCGTGATATCTATGTTTACGGCGAGACAGAGTTGCAAACGGCTGAAGCTGCTTCTAAGCTGCGGGCAGCAGGTTATCAACATATTGCCGAACTAGTCGGTGGGTTGGCAGCCTGGAAAATGGCTAAGTATCCCATTGATGGTTTATCTGCTGTGATCGGCTAA
- a CDS encoding chlorophyll a/b-binding protein: MTSSTKVTSLQEKRNAWIWGFTPQAEIWNGRLAMIGFVAALLIEVVSGQGVLHFWNLI; the protein is encoded by the coding sequence ATGACAAGCTCTACAAAAGTAACCTCTTTGCAAGAAAAGCGCAATGCCTGGATATGGGGATTTACACCCCAGGCTGAGATTTGGAATGGTCGTCTGGCAATGATCGGATTTGTAGCTGCCCTTCTCATTGAAGTGGTTTCCGGTCAGGGCGTTCTTCATTTCTGGAATTTAATTTAA
- a CDS encoding NblA/ycf18 family protein yields MDKDQTIELTLEQEFSLRNFADMVQQMSREQAQEFLIEQHRLMMLQKTMYQDILKHEWKLGSDFATH; encoded by the coding sequence ATGGATAAGGATCAGACGATCGAACTTACTCTGGAGCAGGAATTTAGCCTCAGAAACTTTGCAGATATGGTTCAGCAAATGTCGCGGGAACAGGCACAAGAATTCTTGATTGAACAACATCGTCTCATGATGCTTCAAAAAACGATGTATCAGGATATTTTGAAGCACGAATGGAAATTAGGCTCAGATTTTGCTACTCACTAA
- a CDS encoding pentapeptide repeat-containing protein, which translates to MDANQIIKQDANGERNFRLQDLKVLSFVQVDLSGSGLSNSNLSNFNLNWTDLKGANFKGANLQGAKMQIVRCTTIT; encoded by the coding sequence ATGGATGCCAACCAGATTATCAAACAAGATGCAAATGGAGAAAGAAATTTCAGATTGCAAGATCTGAAAGTTTTGAGCTTCGTTCAAGTAGATTTGAGTGGATCAGGCTTGAGCAATTCAAACCTGAGCAATTTCAACCTCAATTGGACTGATTTAAAGGGAGCAAATTTCAAAGGAGCGAATTTGCAGGGAGCAAAAATGCAGATAGTAAGATGCACAACGATCACTTAG
- a CDS encoding pentapeptide repeat-containing protein, with product MDAQEILKLYATGHRDFSHVSLVQVCLTNAKLVGVNLVGAELIGADLRGVDLTEAHLNQAKLNQTNLAHAAMIQACLTHADLNGADLSGANLTHADLSGADLSGAKLGGSDLRKADLSKADLTGADLRGADLSGANLQESDLSDADLTGADLGDADLTGAAIEGAKIDKAGLRGTRMPDGVVHA from the coding sequence ATGGATGCTCAAGAGATTTTGAAACTCTATGCAACAGGACACCGAGACTTTAGCCATGTCAGTCTGGTTCAAGTTTGTTTAACAAATGCAAAGCTAGTGGGTGTCAACCTCGTCGGTGCTGAATTGATTGGAGCTGACTTGCGGGGGGTGGATTTAACTGAAGCACACCTCAATCAAGCAAAGTTGAATCAAACCAATTTAGCCCATGCAGCAATGATTCAAGCTTGTCTAACTCATGCAGATTTGAATGGTGCAGACCTCAGTGGAGCCAATTTAACCCATGCAGATTTGAGCGGCGCAGACCTCAGCGGAGCTAAATTAGGGGGGAGCGATTTAAGGAAAGCGGACCTCAGCAAAGCAGATCTGACTGGTGCTGACTTGCGGGGAGCAGATTTGAGTGGAGCGAATTTGCAGGAAAGTGATCTCAGCGATGCGGATTTGACTGGAGCAGATTTAGGTGATGCGGATTTGACTGGAGCAGCTATTGAGGGAGCCAAGATTGATAAGGCAGGACTCCGTGGAACTAGGATGCCTGATGGGGTTGTTCATGCCTGA
- a CDS encoding DUF3134 family protein, which translates to MTTCHNPSLYEEPRNQPTRVIPPIPRETLLHWLESSGRFRSSEMDESQDYSIAEELDSFLEADAYASEHEEEEEEID; encoded by the coding sequence GTGACAACTTGCCACAACCCTTCTCTCTACGAAGAACCGCGAAACCAACCAACACGGGTCATTCCTCCCATACCGAGAGAGACTCTTCTTCATTGGCTGGAAAGTTCTGGTAGGTTTCGGTCTAGTGAAATGGATGAGTCGCAAGATTATTCAATAGCAGAAGAACTGGATAGTTTTTTAGAGGCAGACGCTTATGCTTCAGAACACGAAGAGGAAGAGGAAGAAATAGATTGA
- the psb34 gene encoding photosystem II assembly protein Psb34: MKSNFSNGSELIPAEVQTNTNQDEVQSIDTPFAVGYTINDEGLINNFAVEPELYPSEYSSLRQQRQYIVLGASAIFFILMLMLVAFSVS, from the coding sequence ATGAAAAGCAACTTCAGTAACGGCAGTGAATTGATCCCTGCTGAAGTTCAAACGAATACCAATCAGGATGAAGTTCAGTCGATTGATACGCCTTTTGCCGTTGGCTATACCATCAATGATGAAGGGCTGATCAATAACTTTGCAGTTGAGCCTGAGCTGTACCCATCAGAGTACTCTTCACTACGACAACAGCGACAATATATTGTTCTAGGGGCAAGTGCTATCTTCTTTATTCTCATGTTAATGCTGGTTGCATTTTCTGTTAGCTAA
- a CDS encoding IS4 family transposase encodes MLQHQSVNIRQISQNRAEQIGYYRFLENENVTISELVRSVADQCQAQVEGLHVLSISDSSEVNLQSHAGRLKPQGLGVVGNDRDVGFFIHPTLVLNAETGFPLGLSTIHLWSRDIDHSDKHQRDYQHLPIEEKESYKWLRSAEGSNRCLRAGGARLITHIGDRESDLYEEWATVPDAQTHLLIRVCQNRRLWHQSLSLYDYLTIQPVQGSYTVQVVEDPRRGQTAREALLVVRVAKVEIRRPDNLNAHDYPPSVGLYAVEAQEVNPPPGQQPIHWRLLTTHEVVCLEQALQVIQWYCWRWRIEQLFATLKQAGLNLEATQLESVDAIQRLTVLALSIAVRVLQLVEGRDNPELSASVAFSDEQQQCLTQLEPTLQGHTQKQQNPHPPSSLAWATWLIARLGGWSGYRSQRPPGMPTLIHGLRQFEAIFIGWKLAQAPLVCTR; translated from the coding sequence ATGCTTCAGCACCAATCGGTAAACATTCGCCAAATCAGCCAAAATCGAGCTGAACAGATTGGCTACTATCGTTTCTTGGAGAATGAAAACGTGACGATATCCGAGTTAGTGCGGAGTGTTGCTGACCAGTGCCAGGCGCAGGTGGAAGGATTGCATGTGTTATCGATTAGTGATAGCAGTGAGGTTAACTTGCAGTCCCATGCAGGGCGGTTAAAGCCGCAAGGACTTGGGGTCGTTGGCAACGACCGAGATGTTGGGTTTTTCATTCATCCAACCCTGGTGCTGAATGCCGAGACTGGCTTTCCATTAGGGTTAAGTACCATTCATTTGTGGAGTCGTGACATCGACCATAGCGATAAACATCAACGCGACTATCAACACCTGCCGATTGAGGAAAAGGAATCCTACAAATGGCTGCGATCGGCTGAAGGCAGCAACCGATGTTTGAGGGCTGGAGGAGCGAGGTTAATCACTCATATCGGCGACCGTGAAAGCGACCTGTATGAAGAATGGGCGACGGTTCCAGACGCTCAAACCCATTTATTAATCAGGGTGTGTCAAAATCGTCGTCTGTGGCATCAGTCGTTATCGCTCTATGACTACCTGACGATTCAACCCGTTCAGGGAAGTTACACCGTGCAAGTGGTAGAAGATCCCCGTCGAGGGCAAACTGCACGAGAGGCATTGCTAGTTGTGCGTGTGGCGAAGGTTGAGATCCGGCGACCCGACAACCTCAACGCTCACGACTATCCTCCCAGTGTGGGTCTCTACGCCGTAGAGGCACAGGAAGTCAACCCACCCCCTGGACAACAACCGATTCATTGGCGACTGTTGACCACTCATGAAGTCGTTTGCTTAGAACAGGCACTCCAAGTCATTCAGTGGTACTGCTGGCGCTGGCGGATTGAACAACTGTTTGCCACCCTCAAACAGGCCGGACTCAATCTCGAAGCGACGCAACTGGAATCGGTAGATGCCATTCAACGCTTGACTGTGCTGGCGCTGTCGATTGCCGTGCGAGTCCTACAACTGGTGGAAGGGCGAGATAACCCTGAGTTATCTGCCTCTGTTGCCTTTAGCGATGAACAGCAGCAATGCCTCACTCAGCTAGAACCGACGTTGCAAGGACACACTCAAAAACAGCAGAATCCTCATCCTCCCAGTTCTTTAGCTTGGGCAACCTGGTTAATTGCTCGCTTAGGAGGATGGTCGGGTTATCGCTCCCAACGTCCCCCCGGAATGCCTACTCTAATTCATGGTTTGCGGCAGTTTGAGGCAATCTTCATCGGGTGGAAACTAGCTCAAGCCCCACTTGTGTGTACACGGTAG
- a CDS encoding IS5 family transposase, with amino-acid sequence MAYSSSLTDAEWEILEPLLPQILPKKKRTRPCDWTKREIIDGILYQLKNGCNWEDLPKDLPPYSTVYWHYKQWREAGVIEKLMGVLHGQVREQVKKKPKWTRLIIIDSQAVKNTCNASVDSKGFCFYKATNGIKRHLAVDTLGFPFFTHCTKADVSDDLGLLEMLTLNIDYFKSKPVNIPKITILLDHGYHIDALIEALEQVYPQIMTKIRFERSTKPSKQEKAAQGKSGFVPAVARWVIERSNAWMERCKSLVKNFERTLSHAETKINLCFVRLMLKRLAATS; translated from the coding sequence ATGGCATATTCGAGCAGTCTCACTGATGCAGAATGGGAAATTCTTGAACCGCTGTTGCCTCAGATATTACCCAAGAAGAAACGGACCCGACCCTGCGATTGGACGAAGCGGGAGATCATTGATGGCATCCTTTATCAACTCAAGAACGGTTGCAATTGGGAAGACTTACCCAAAGACTTACCTCCCTACTCGACGGTGTATTGGCACTACAAGCAGTGGCGGGAAGCTGGGGTGATCGAGAAACTGATGGGAGTATTGCATGGACAGGTGCGGGAACAGGTTAAAAAAAAGCCCAAATGGACGAGGTTAATCATCATTGACTCGCAAGCGGTGAAGAATACTTGCAATGCCAGTGTAGACTCAAAGGGCTTCTGTTTTTACAAAGCGACCAATGGGATTAAAAGGCACCTGGCTGTTGATACGCTTGGGTTTCCCTTTTTCACTCATTGCACAAAAGCTGATGTTTCCGATGATCTGGGATTGCTTGAGATGTTGACGCTCAACATTGACTATTTCAAGTCAAAACCTGTTAACATTCCCAAGATTACCATCTTGCTCGACCACGGCTATCACATTGATGCTTTGATTGAAGCATTGGAGCAGGTTTATCCTCAAATTATGACGAAAATCAGGTTTGAGCGTTCAACCAAACCCTCGAAACAAGAGAAAGCAGCGCAAGGAAAATCTGGATTTGTCCCAGCAGTCGCAAGATGGGTCATCGAACGATCCAATGCTTGGATGGAGCGGTGTAAAAGTTTGGTTAAAAACTTTGAGCGCACCCTATCTCATGCGGAAACTAAGATTAACCTCTGCTTTGTCAGGCTAATGCTGAAGCGGCTTGCAGCTACTTCCTGA
- a CDS encoding sensor histidine kinase yields the protein MEEISERQVEELEHLNQLKDDFLSTVSHELRSPITKIKMATQMLKLLVQKDEGSEKAKVDHYLLILEQECDREINLLNNFLDLQQLDAGNYSVNPTPVHLQEAMPQMIQPFLQDIANQQQTLQLDIAANLSVLIVDQISLERILAELLTNACKFTPIGGTIAVRLSWNLTSTQSLKIFQLKVTNSGVDIPVSEWDRIFDRFYRVADGDRWKHGGTGLGLTLVKKLAEHLGGAIWVESGSGQTCFTVEIPVNG from the coding sequence ATGGAAGAAATATCTGAGCGCCAAGTAGAAGAACTCGAACATCTCAACCAACTCAAAGATGATTTTTTGAGTACAGTTTCCCATGAGTTGCGATCGCCCATCACGAAGATCAAAATGGCAACTCAAATGTTAAAGTTACTAGTTCAGAAAGATGAGGGCAGTGAAAAAGCAAAAGTCGATCACTACCTACTGATTCTGGAGCAGGAGTGTGATCGGGAAATCAACCTGCTGAATAACTTTCTGGATCTACAGCAACTGGATGCCGGAAACTATTCTGTGAACCCAACACCCGTTCACTTGCAAGAGGCGATGCCGCAGATGATCCAGCCCTTTTTGCAAGATATAGCCAACCAGCAACAAACACTTCAGCTAGATATTGCCGCAAACCTGTCTGTCCTGATAGTAGACCAGATCAGCCTAGAGCGAATTTTGGCTGAACTACTCACGAATGCCTGTAAGTTCACTCCTATCGGAGGAACCATCGCTGTCAGGCTTTCCTGGAACCTGACATCAACCCAATCCCTAAAAATCTTCCAACTAAAAGTGACCAATTCAGGGGTAGACATCCCCGTGAGCGAATGGGATCGAATTTTTGATCGGTTCTACCGGGTTGCTGATGGCGATCGCTGGAAGCATGGAGGCACTGGGCTAGGTCTGACATTGGTCAAAAAGCTGGCAGAGCATTTGGGAGGGGCAATTTGGGTAGAAAGTGGGAGTGGGCAAACGTGTTTTACGGTTGAAATTCCGGTTAATGGCTGA